The segment GCGGTCGTCGACGCCGGGACCTTCGACGCCGCGGCGCGTCAGCTGCACGTGACCCCGTCGGCGGTGAGCCAGCGGGTCAAGGCGCTCGAGCAGGCGCTCGGGCAGAGGCTGCTCGTCCGTAGCACTCCCGTCAGGGCGACCGATGCCGGCGAGGCCGTCCTGCGGTACGCCCGTCGTGTCGCCCTGCTGGACCAGGACGTCGCGACCGAGCTCGGTCTGACCGGCCCACGTCGACCGCACCTGGCGGTGGCCGTCAACGCCGACTCGCTGGCCACCTGGTTCCTCGACGCCCTGGCCGCGTTCACCGCCTCGCACGACGTGGAGGTCGAGCTGCACCGCGAGGACCAGAGCCGGACCGCCGGGATGCTCGAGGACGGCACGGTCGTCGCGGCGATCACCGCGCAGAGCGACCCCGTTCCCGGGTGCCGCGTCGAACCGCTCGGTGCGATCGAGTACCGCGCCATGGCCGCGCCGTCGTGGGTCCGACGCTGGGCGCCGGACGGCGTCGACACCGCGGCCCTCCGGCAGGCCCCGCGCGTCGACTACGACCGCACCGACACGCTCCAGCGGGACTGGCTCACCACGCGTGACGTCGATGCCGATGCCACGCCGCGCCACCTGGTCCCCTCGTCGCACGACTTCACCCGCGCGGTCGCGCTCGGCCTCGGCTGGGGCCTGGTACCGCGACAGCACGCGCGGGAGCACCCTCTCCTGGTGGACCTGGGCGGTCCGACGATGCGCACCGTCCTGTGGTGGCAACGGTGGCGCACACCCTCGGCACTGCTCGACGGGCTCACCGACGCCGTGGTGGGGACCGCTCGCTCGACCCTCGCGCGCGGCTAGTCCGACGCGCTGAGCACCGCCAGCACGCCCTCGCCGTAGCGCTCGCGCTTGGTCTGGCCGATGCCGGGGATGCCCACGAGTCCGCGCTCGTCGCGCGGGCGCAGCTCCACCAGCGCGAGCAGCGTGGCGTCGGTGAACACGACGTAGGCCGGCACCTTGGCCTCGGCCGCCTGCTCGCTCCGCCACTGCTTGAGCCGGTCGAACAGGGCGCGGTCGGCCGGGTCGAGCGCCTCGAGCTCGGTGTTGGTGCGCTTCTTGGGGCGTGGGCCCACCGTGCCGCCGCGGGACGGGTGGTCCGGCGGCAGCAGAGGATCGAGGAAGCGGGTGGGCTTGCGGCCCTGACGTCCGCCGGGCTTGCGGGCCCGCGACCAGGAGATCGTCAGGTGGCGGCGTGCGCGGGTGACGCCGACGTAGAACAGTCGGCGCTCCTCGGCCACCCCCTCGGGCGTGTCGGCGTGGACGATCGGGAGCATGCCCTCGTGCATGCCGACGCAGAACACGGCATCCCACTCCAGGCCCTTCGCGGCGTGGAGGGTGGCCAGCGTGACGCCCTCGGCCGTGGGTGCGTGCGACGCCTGGGCACGTCGTTCGAGGTCGGCCAGGAGATCGGCCAACGTGGCGTCACCGCGGGCCTCGGCGAGGTCGTCGGCCATGGTGACGAGCGCATGCAGCGACTCCCACCGGTCGCGGGTGGCGCCGCTGCCGGACGGAGCCGTCTCGGTGTGGCCCATGCTCGCCAGCACCGCGCGCACCTCGTGGCCGAGACGTCCGTGGTCCGGTGACCCGGCATCGGTGGTGGCGTCGGTGCCGTCGTCGCCGGCTCGCGCCGCACCGCGCAGCAGCGTGACCGCCTGACGGACCTCGGCACGCTGGAAGTACCCCTCGACCCCGCGCAGGGTGACGGGGATGTCGCGCTCGCCGAAGGCCTCCTCGAACGCCTCGGACTGCGCGTTGATGCGGAACAGCACCGCCATCTCGCGGTACGGCACGCCCGAGCGGTGAAGACGCACGATCTCGTCGGCCACCGACGCGGCCTCGCTCGGCTCGTCGTTGTGGCCGAGGTAGCGGACGGGCTCCGCTGGCGCGGCCTGCGACTGCAGCGGTCGGCCGTGCGCCTCGCCCGCGGCCCCCTGGAACACCGCGTTCGCGACGGCCACCACCTGCGGCGTGGAGCGGTAGTTGCGCACCAGCTGGATCCGCTCGGCGTCGGGGTAGCGCTGCGCGAAGTCCCCGAGGATGCGCGGCGAGGCGCCGGCGAACGTGTAGATCGTCTGCCGCGGGTCACCCACGACGCACACGTCGTCGCGGCCACCGAGCCACAGGTCGAGCAGCGTGGACTGCAGCGGGTTGACGTCCTGGTACTCGTCGACCACGAACCAGCGGTACTGCCGTCGGACCTGGGCGGCGATGCGCTCGTCGTCGGCGAGGATCGCCGCGGTGATGAGCAGGATGTCCTCGAAGTCGATGCGCCCCCGCTCGCGCTTGACGTCCTCGTAGGCGCTCATGACGGCCGCGACGCGGGTGGGGTCGAGGTCGGCGACCTCGCGACCCCGGCGTCGTGCGACGTCGGGGTAGTCGGTGCCACGGACGTTGCTGACCTTGGCCCACTCCACCTCGGCGGCGAGGTCGCGGATGACGGCGTTGTCGGGGCGCCGGATGCCTTCGCGGTTGGCGGCCTCGGCGACCAGACCGAACTTGGAGGCGACGATCTCGGGGAGCTCGGTGCCGTAGACCTGCGGCCAGAAGTAGCGCGCCTGGCGCAGCGCGGCCGAGTGGAAGGTGCGCGCCTGCACCCCCGGCGCCTGAAGCTGCGCGAGGCGACCCCGCATCTCGCCGGCGGCGCGGGTCGTGAAGGTCAGGGCCAGCACCTCGGTGGGCACGTACAGGCCCGTGGCCACGCCGTAGGCGATGCGGTGGGTGATGGCCCGGGTCTTGCCCGTGCCGGCACCGGCCACGATGCAGACCGGCCCCCGCAGCGCGGTGGCGGCGGCCCGCTGCTCGGGGTCGAGGTTCTCCAGGAGGTCCTCGGGGGTGGGCAACGCACGCTCCTGCGGGTCGGTCGATGGTCGGTTCGGTGTGGTCGAGCTGGTGACGTCGAGCGGGTCGCTCGCGGGAGCCGGCGACCGCGCTCGCCACAGTGGGGAGGTGGAATGTCGCGGGGCGCGAGATCGTTGACTCGACAGGACCACCCTAGACGTCACAGGAGACAACGATGACCGGCGACTTCACCCTCTACTCGACCCCGTGGTGCGGCTACTGCCACCGCCTCAAGTCGCAGCTGCAGCGCGAGGGCATCACCAACTTCGCCGAGGTCGACATCGAGGCCCAGCCCGAGGCCGCAGCGGTGGTCGAGAAGGCCAACAACGGCAACCAGACCGTGCCCACGCTGGTCTTCGCCGACGGCACCGCCCTGACCAACCCCTCCGTCGCCCAGGTCAAGGCCCAGCTCGGCGTCTGAACCACCCCTGACTGCTCCTCGAAGCTCGAGCGGGCCACGAACGGACCCCACGGTGCGCGGCAGCGCGACGAGCAGGGCCGCGCGTCAGCGCGGGGAGCGATGGTGGCGACACCCGCGAGCCCTGCGAGCGGAGTCGCGACCGTCGCGTGCCGTTGCCGGCCGCGTGGGGTGTCGGCCGGTCAGAACCAGGCAGCCGGCAACGGCCCCTGGTACCACGTCTCGATGAGCCAGCTCGAGATCGAGACGCCGCTCGGAGGCAGCAGCAGCGTGCCGGCCTCACCCTGGGCGCGCAGCTCCTCGCGCGTGACCCACTGCGCCGCGCCGAGCTCCACACCGTCGACCTCGATGTCCGTGGTGACGGCCTTGGCGAAGAACCCGAGCATCAGGCTCGCGGGGAACGGCCACGGCTGGCTCCCGCCGTAGGCGACCTCGCCGACGACCACGCCGGCCTCCTCGTGGACCTCGCGCCGCACGGCGTCCTCGAGGCTCTCCCCCGGCTCCACGAAGCCCGCCAGCGTGGACCATCGCCCCTCGGGCCACGTCGCCTGGTGGCCGAGGAGGGCCCGGTCCCGGTCGTCGGTCACCAGCATGATCACGGCGGGATCCGTGCGCGGGAAGTGGTTCGTCCCGCACTGGGTGCAGTGCCGCAGGTGGCCCGCGGCCTGGACCTGCGTGGCCCCGCCACAACGGGGGCAGAAGGGGGTGGCCGCCAGCCACCGGGCCATGCCCACCGCGTGCACGGCCACCGACAGCTCGTCGGCGCCCAGCAGCGGCGCCAGCACCCGGACGCTGACCGGCACCAGGTCGGCGGGGACCCGGTCGACCACGACGGCTGCGCGGCGGACGCCGTCCTGCTCACCCAGGAAGATCCACGTGCCGTCGGGCGCCTCGTCGCGCGGGAGCCACCGCAGTGCGGGCCCGTCGACGGTGGCCACGTGCTCGCCGCCGAGCACCAGGACCTCGACGTCGGGGCCGTCCCACGCGTCGTGGGCACGTAGGTGGCCGGCACGGTCGTGGCGGGCGCGGTCGAAGGCGAACGGTGCGGGATCACTCACCCCGACAGCCTAGGTGGGGTCGGCTCGGCGGCTCACACGCCAGGCGCGAGGAGCGTCTCGAGCGCAGCGCGGTCGAGCAGCTCCTCGGGCGCGAACCGCACGACCTCACCGAGTCGCACGTAGTAGAACGCCCCGGACACGCGCGCCGGGTCGACGTCGTGCAGCTCGGCCCACGCCAACCGGTAGAGGCTGAGCTGGAGCGGGTCGGCGTCGGCCCGCCGGTTGGTCTTCCAGTCCACGACCTCGAAGCCGGGGCCCTCGGGGGTCGACGTCGAGAACACCGCGTCGATCCGCCCCACCACCTGCTGACCGCCGAGCAGCAACGAGAAGGGCGCCTCGACCGTGTGCGGCGTGCGCTGGCCGAACGGTCCGGCCTCGAACAACGCGATGACCTCGTCGAGCTCGGCGTCGTCGCTGATCTCGACGTCGCCCTGTCCGGGCAGGTCGGCGGGGTCGAGCAGCGGCTGCTGGCCGTAGTGGGCCTCGATCCACGCGTGGAACCGGGTGCCGAAGCGTGCGGCGGCCGAAGGCCGTCGAGGCATGGGCCGTGCGAGCGAGCGCGCGAACGCCGACTCGTCGTCGGCCAGGGCCAGCACGGCGGTGGCCGAGAGCGTGGGCGGCAGTGGCACCGGCCGCTCCGCCGACGCGGCCGCGTCGGCCTCGGCCAGGAGCAGGTCGATCTCCTGGGACAGCTCGGCCACCCGATCGCCCGGGACGGGGAGCTCGGCCGTCGGCTCGGCGGACGAGGCCAGCACCACCTCCACCTCGCGGGCCAGCGCGCGACGGCCGTCGACCGGTGGCGGCTCCACCGGCCAGGCGATGCCGTCGGACAGCACGAGGTGGGGGTTGGTCTCGTCGTCGGGGGGCGGATCGGCCCAGACCAGCGGCTCGACCCCGAGGCCGGCCAGGTGGTCGCGGGTGCGCACCAGGAAGTCCGACGGTCCGCGCGGCTTCTTCTGCGTGCGCCCCCACCAGTGACCGCTCACGACGACCCGCTGCTTGGCGCGCGTGTACGCCACGTAGCCCAGCCGGAGCTCCTCCCCGAGGGAGTCGGCCTTGCGTCGCGCATCGAACTCCTTGCCCGCGGCCGGGGTCCACTCCGCCAGCGGAGCGAGCGAGCCTGCGTCGCCGCGCAGCGGGTACGGCAGGACCGAGCCGTTGGTCAGCCAGCTGGACCGACCCCGTCCCGAGGGGAACACCCCGTCGCTCACGAGCGGCACGAACACCGCACCCCACTCCAGGCCCTTCGCCCGGTGGATCGTGAGCAGCTTGACGGAGTCGGACTCCGAGGGGGTCGTGACGTCCATGCCCTCGTTGAACTCGTTCTCGGCCTGGAGGTAGGCCACGAGTCCGGTCAGCGACGCGTAGCGGTCGCTCGCGGCGTAGTCGGCCACCGCGTCGAGGAAGGTGGCCAGGTTGTCGGAGGCACCCTCGACCTCTCCCGCCTCGAGCTCGATGTCGAGGTCGAGGGCACGCACGGCTCGGCGTGCCAGGTCGAGCAGCGGCTCCCCGACGTGGGACCTGACCCGGTGGACCACGCGCGCGAGGTCGGCGAACCGGTGGCGCGCACGCGGGTCGTACGGCAGGTCGCCCGGGTCGTCGAGGGCCTCGGCCAGCGCGACCACCTCGGTGGGGTCGGTGCCCTCGACCGCCCGGGCGAGCTCCTGCGCGAGGGTGCTGTCGTCGTCGCGACCCAGGGTGCGCCCGCTCAGCGAGGCGGCACGACGGCCGAGCAGCGCGAGGTCGCGCGGGCCGATGTTCCAGCGCGGCCCGGTGAGCAGGCGCAGCAGGGCCGGGTTGGCGGTGACGTCGTCGACGACCTCCAGCAGCGACAGCACGTCGAGCACCTCGGGCTGGGCCAGCAGGCCGGAGAGGCCCACGATCTCGAACGGGACGTGCGCGTCGCGCAGCGCCTTGACGATCTCGCCGTTCTCGCGGCCGACGCGGACCAGGACCGCGATGTCGCTCCAGGCCCGGCCACCCTCGTGCTCGGCGACGATCTCGGTGACCATGGCGGCGATCTCGTCGTCGACGGTGCGGTGCAGCGCGACGTCGACCCGACCGGTCGTCGTCGCGGCCGACGTGAGCGGCTGGACGACCGACGACGTGGCGTAGAAGGGGGCGGCGAGGTGGTTCGCCGCGTCGATCACCTCCGGCGGGCAGCGTCGGGTCTCGACGAGGGAGAACTGCCGTCCTCGCGACCCGTCGGCCGCCGGGAAGTCGTCGAGGAACTCCTCGAGGTTGCCGGCCGCAGCACCCCGCCAGCCGTAGATGCCCTGCGCGGGATCGCCCACGGCGGTGACGGGCAGGCCCGCGAAGAGCGCCGTGAGCAGGTCGCGCTGCGCGACCGAGGTGTCCTGGTACTCGTCGAGCAGCACGACGTCGTAGCGCTCGCGCAGCGCCTGGCCCACCTCGGGCAGCGCGGCCAGCTGCGCGCCCCAGGCCATCTGGTCGGAGAAGTCCATGACCCCGTCGTCGGCCTTGGCGGACCGGTACGCCTCGACCAGGAGGCTCAGCTCGGTGCGCTTCTGCGCCGCCACGGCCGCGTCGCGGAGCAGGGCCGGCTTGCCGACGGCGTCGTACTCGGCGATGACGGACGCGTCGTGGTCGCGCAGCTCGGCCGGATCCACGAGGTGCTCCGAGAGCTGGGCGTCGAGGGACATGACGTCCTGGACGAGCGTGGGCAGGTGCGTGCTCACCCTCTGGAGCGGTCGGTCGTAGGTGCTGACCACGCGTGCCGCCCGCTGGAAGCGCGAGGCGTCGGTGACGACCCGCAGGTCGGGCTCGACGCCCAGGCGGAGGCCGTGCTCGGCGATGAGGGAGCCGGCGAAGGCGTGGTAGGTCGACGCGGTGGCGTCGGCCCAGGGCTGCTGCGGGTCGTGCGGCAGGTGCTCCAGGTCGGCCCGGATGCGCTGCCCCAGCTCTGCGGCCGCCTTGTTGGTGAAGGTGAGCCCGAGGATCCGCTCGGGCGCGATGCCGACGTGACCCACGAGCCACAGCACGCGCGCCGCCATGACGGTGGTCTTGCCCGAGCCGGCGCCGGCGATGATCGCGCCCGGGCGGTCGAGCCCGGCGGTGATGGCGTCGGCCTGGGGCTGCGAGAACGGGATGCCGGTGAGCTCGCGCAGGTGGTCGATGTCGCGGACGAGCATGGTCACGACGACTCCCCCTCCTCGGCGGCAGCGTGCCGGTGCTCGCGGACCAGGATCGACGCCCCGGCGTCGTGGGCGGGACAGACCCGGGTGAACTGGCAGTACCCGCAGCCGCCGGTGGCCTCGGTGGCGGCGACCTCCTCGTGGACGAGCGTGTGGACGCTGCGACGCAGCTGCTCGACCGCGAAGAACGGCGCGTCGGACGGCGCGTCAGCGGGTGGGGGAACCTGCTGCTGGACCTTGGTGGCGCCCCGGCTCTCCTGGCGCAGCTGGACCAGCTCGGCCCCGGCGGGTGGCGCGTCGCCGGCCAGGTCCCGGGTGGCGCCGTGCTGGACGACCAGCTGGTACAGGCCCAGCTGGGGGTGCTCGGCGAGCTCGTCGCGCGACGGCGAGCCCTTGCCGGTCTTGAGGTCGACGACGTGGACCCCGTCGGCGGACCTCTCGACGCGGTCCATCGAGCCCTTGAGCGCCACGGCGCGCCCCTCGACCTCGATCTCGACCTCGAACGGGTGCTCCGCCGCCAGCACGTCGCGCGGGTTGTCGCGGTGCCACTGGACGAAGCGGCCGAGCGCCTGCACCGCCTCGCCGCGTTCGCGCTCGCTGATCCACGGCGGGAGGTCGAGCTGGGCCCAGACGTCGTCGAGGTGCGTGGCGAGCTCGTCGGCATCGGGCTCGCGGCCCGAACGCACGACGTCGGCGGCGATGGCGTGCACGATGGAGCCGAAGCCCTGCGCACTCGTGGTGGCCTGCGCGCCG is part of the Aeromicrobium sp. Leaf245 genome and harbors:
- a CDS encoding LysR family transcriptional regulator ArgP, which codes for MWTDPVAARTVAAVVDAGTFDAAARQLHVTPSAVSQRVKALEQALGQRLLVRSTPVRATDAGEAVLRYARRVALLDQDVATELGLTGPRRPHLAVAVNADSLATWFLDALAAFTASHDVEVELHREDQSRTAGMLEDGTVVAAITAQSDPVPGCRVEPLGAIEYRAMAAPSWVRRWAPDGVDTAALRQAPRVDYDRTDTLQRDWLTTRDVDADATPRHLVPSSHDFTRAVALGLGWGLVPRQHAREHPLLVDLGGPTMRTVLWWQRWRTPSALLDGLTDAVVGTARSTLARG
- a CDS encoding ATP-dependent DNA helicase UvrD2 → MPTPEDLLENLDPEQRAAATALRGPVCIVAGAGTGKTRAITHRIAYGVATGLYVPTEVLALTFTTRAAGEMRGRLAQLQAPGVQARTFHSAALRQARYFWPQVYGTELPEIVASKFGLVAEAANREGIRRPDNAVIRDLAAEVEWAKVSNVRGTDYPDVARRRGREVADLDPTRVAAVMSAYEDVKRERGRIDFEDILLITAAILADDERIAAQVRRQYRWFVVDEYQDVNPLQSTLLDLWLGGRDDVCVVGDPRQTIYTFAGASPRILGDFAQRYPDAERIQLVRNYRSTPQVVAVANAVFQGAAGEAHGRPLQSQAAPAEPVRYLGHNDEPSEAASVADEIVRLHRSGVPYREMAVLFRINAQSEAFEEAFGERDIPVTLRGVEGYFQRAEVRQAVTLLRGAARAGDDGTDATTDAGSPDHGRLGHEVRAVLASMGHTETAPSGSGATRDRWESLHALVTMADDLAEARGDATLADLLADLERRAQASHAPTAEGVTLATLHAAKGLEWDAVFCVGMHEGMLPIVHADTPEGVAEERRLFYVGVTRARRHLTISWSRARKPGGRQGRKPTRFLDPLLPPDHPSRGGTVGPRPKKRTNTELEALDPADRALFDRLKQWRSEQAAEAKVPAYVVFTDATLLALVELRPRDERGLVGIPGIGQTKRERYGEGVLAVLSASD
- a CDS encoding mycoredoxin, translated to MTGDFTLYSTPWCGYCHRLKSQLQREGITNFAEVDIEAQPEAAAVVEKANNGNQTVPTLVFADGTALTNPSVAQVKAQLGV
- the nudC gene encoding NAD(+) diphosphatase codes for the protein MSDPAPFAFDRARHDRAGHLRAHDAWDGPDVEVLVLGGEHVATVDGPALRWLPRDEAPDGTWIFLGEQDGVRRAAVVVDRVPADLVPVSVRVLAPLLGADELSVAVHAVGMARWLAATPFCPRCGGATQVQAAGHLRHCTQCGTNHFPRTDPAVIMLVTDDRDRALLGHQATWPEGRWSTLAGFVEPGESLEDAVRREVHEEAGVVVGEVAYGGSQPWPFPASLMLGFFAKAVTTDIEVDGVELGAAQWVTREELRAQGEAGTLLLPPSGVSISSWLIETWYQGPLPAAWF
- a CDS encoding ATP-dependent DNA helicase, which translates into the protein MLVRDIDHLRELTGIPFSQPQADAITAGLDRPGAIIAGAGSGKTTVMAARVLWLVGHVGIAPERILGLTFTNKAAAELGQRIRADLEHLPHDPQQPWADATASTYHAFAGSLIAEHGLRLGVEPDLRVVTDASRFQRAARVVSTYDRPLQRVSTHLPTLVQDVMSLDAQLSEHLVDPAELRDHDASVIAEYDAVGKPALLRDAAVAAQKRTELSLLVEAYRSAKADDGVMDFSDQMAWGAQLAALPEVGQALRERYDVVLLDEYQDTSVAQRDLLTALFAGLPVTAVGDPAQGIYGWRGAAAGNLEEFLDDFPAADGSRGRQFSLVETRRCPPEVIDAANHLAAPFYATSSVVQPLTSAATTTGRVDVALHRTVDDEIAAMVTEIVAEHEGGRAWSDIAVLVRVGRENGEIVKALRDAHVPFEIVGLSGLLAQPEVLDVLSLLEVVDDVTANPALLRLLTGPRWNIGPRDLALLGRRAASLSGRTLGRDDDSTLAQELARAVEGTDPTEVVALAEALDDPGDLPYDPRARHRFADLARVVHRVRSHVGEPLLDLARRAVRALDLDIELEAGEVEGASDNLATFLDAVADYAASDRYASLTGLVAYLQAENEFNEGMDVTTPSESDSVKLLTIHRAKGLEWGAVFVPLVSDGVFPSGRGRSSWLTNGSVLPYPLRGDAGSLAPLAEWTPAAGKEFDARRKADSLGEELRLGYVAYTRAKQRVVVSGHWWGRTQKKPRGPSDFLVRTRDHLAGLGVEPLVWADPPPDDETNPHLVLSDGIAWPVEPPPVDGRRALAREVEVVLASSAEPTAELPVPGDRVAELSQEIDLLLAEADAAASAERPVPLPPTLSATAVLALADDESAFARSLARPMPRRPSAAARFGTRFHAWIEAHYGQQPLLDPADLPGQGDVEISDDAELDEVIALFEAGPFGQRTPHTVEAPFSLLLGGQQVVGRIDAVFSTSTPEGPGFEVVDWKTNRRADADPLQLSLYRLAWAELHDVDPARVSGAFYYVRLGEVVRFAPEELLDRAALETLLAPGV